In a single window of the Pocillopora verrucosa isolate sample1 chromosome 4, ASM3666991v2, whole genome shotgun sequence genome:
- the LOC131779136 gene encoding uncharacterized protein, with translation MEIPSNGRTQYALNLSDQTSEETDAIPQDNSADISAFLLPAIGALLMLIFGGILFSSGTVPCKSKKMSEDKFKRKFEQKYGRRTIRFHNIPEKIAKEPSSVLQQENNDVVDAVRKEYQDLPQFQPVSGLVGNIGGLLGQTCVVNMSKAEVRDTGVSPIHFNTKDCKKTSYQDRDCVMECFSRDDHAQRNPAASSGIGTDSPDSYEVDSLEKYPISEHHSLSFHEGEINEIPGRHKTPQFDYGVYGGGRASVLQLESAPSTLCVKGCNCSIHGADAEKMRTSAEKPQVNKTQLTWGDIAQSSNKTQNHGSECDAYTAHSDMIKPQTPGAQISGSLTSENMREINKSPLRRMDLEKWLNDVEEFRNEGGKISPSAIDSPDEDIGRPWCATHERDCQSSRRKMRAPLQESLQLLAKLQVISEDDLPLAQNSVHRGGRLSCLQTVRAPGSLCLGPGSCKGHGEFQMTSSQSNKTNTITAENSSEFLNDDRQLITSRTERLAKGGRQSTLNLLRASSAMCIHGPSCRVHCQKTVEKFPCTPEKGFKAALHSEQTELRGASILGAVQSEEEDRAIIETTARQSEFVNTDIRENELRGASIFGDFCSLRDMNLRGASSFAEQPKRKFHSGRSCGDEANNFQINLEENRGASCFAPIDESVADTSSVTLSFAVESDTDSFFPDKNSRQKKKVVLSNTLHDNLEVKDAKKYQTVDGRISTTNASEKKDVGLVQREHSKNFDQRILKVGKDTQIMSTLLNALRRDGEKRKQQQNIDQGSNHLTSDKEALVGNLKVSVLYKNGNSVTSLLYVSILGLEVTLNENVMPECDVYVKVCLLPKFSTWQRTRTVNITDSFVLRDHFVMSGVKAMDLEEAILRFMVVRLGEDDKPFAQVDVSLEELKSCDKFKRTYVLRAPTDNA, from the exons ATGGAAATACCGTCAAATGGAAGAACACAGTATGCGTTGA ACCTTTCTGACCAGACCTCTGAGGAAACTGACGCCATACCTCAAGATAACTCAGCTGATATCAGCGCGTTCCTTCTCCCTGCCATTGGCGCGTTACTTATGCTCATTTTCGGCGGTATACTTTTTTCAAGCGGAACCGTCCcatgcaaaagcaaaaaaatgtcGGAGGataagtttaaaagaaaatttgaacaaaaatatgGGCGACGGACGATTCGTTTTCATAACATACCGGAGAAAATCGCAAAAGAACCGTCCTCTGTGCTGCAGCAAGAAAACAACGACGTTGTGGATGCTGTAAGGAAAGAATATCAAGATTTACCGCAGTTCCAGCCAGTCAGCGGATTAGTTGGCAACATCGGGGGATTACTTGGGCAGACATGCGTAGTAAATATGTCTAAGGCGGAAGTCAGAGATACAGGTGTAAGTCCAATTCATTTCAACACAAAAGATTGCAAAAAGACTTCGTATCAAGACAGGGATTGCGTGATGGAATGTTTTAGCAGAGACGACCATGCACAAAGAAATCCCGCTGCATCCAGCGGAATTGGTACTGATTCTCCGGATAGTTACGAAGTCGATAGCTTAGAAAAGTATCCGATCAGTGAACATCATTCTTTAAGTTTCCACGAAGGAGAAATAAATGAGATACCCGGCAGGCATAAGACACCTCAGTTTGACTATGGAGTTTATGGTGGAGGACGAGCAAGTGTGCTCCAGTTAGAAAGTGCTCCTAGTACTTTATGTGTTAAAGGCTGCAATTGTTCCATACATGGGGCAGATGCTGAAAAAATGAGAACCAGTGCAGAGAAGCCTCAAGTTAACAAAACACAACTCACTTGGGGTGATATTGCACAAAGCTCAAATAAAACTCAGAATCATGGGAGCGAATGTGACGCATATACAGCTCACAGTGATATGATAAAGCCTCAAACTCCAGGTGCGCAGATATCTGGATCTTTAACGTCAGAGAATATGAGAGAAATTAATAAAAGTCCACTGAGACGCATGGATTTGGAAAAGTGGCTAAACGATGTGGAAGAGTTCCGCAATGAAGGAGGGAAGATTAGCCCTTCGGCTATTGACTCTCCTGACGAGGACATTGGAAGGCCTTGGTGCGCAACTCATGAGAGGGACTGTCAATCGAGCCGGAGAAAAATGCGTGCACCACTTCAGGAAAGTTTACAGCTGTTGGCAAAACTGCAGGTAATTTCAGAAGATGATTTGCCTCTGGCTCAGAACTCAGTCCATCGTGGAGGTCGCCTAAGCTGCTTGCAAACGGTAAGGGCACCAGGCTCACTGTGTTTGGGTCCAGGTAGTTGCAAAGGGCATGGTGAGTTTCAGATGACCTCCAGCCAATCAAATAAGACAAATACGATAACTGCTGAAAATAGTTCTGAGTTTCTGAATGACGATCGTCAGCTTATTACATCAAGAACTGAGCGTCTCGCGAAAGGTGGAAGACAGAGTACTTTAAATCTCCTTAGAGCGTCAAGTGCGATGTGTATTCATGGACCTTCGTGTAGAGTTCATTGCCAGAAAACGGTAGAAAAGTTTCCCTGCACAcctgaaaaaggttttaaagCGGCGTTACACTCTGAGCAAACAGAACTAAGAGGTGCCAGCATTTTGGGTGCTGTCCAAAGTGAAGAAGAAGATAGAGCGATCATTGAAACCACTGCAAGACAAAGTGAATTTGTGAACACGGATATCAGAGAGAATGAACTTCGAGGGGCGAGTATCTTTGGTGATTTCTGCTCTTTGAGAGATATGAACTTGAGAGGAGCGAGCAGCTTTGCTGAGCAACCTAAAAGAAAGTTCCATAGCGGTCGCAGTTGTGGCGATGaagcaaacaattttcaaataaacttgGAAGAAAATAGGGGTGCAAGTTGCTTTGCACCGATCGATGAAAGTGTAGCGGATACATCAAGCGTGACACTAAGCTTCGCTGTGGAATCTGACACAGATAGTTTTTTTCCCGATAAAAACTCGAGGCAGAAGAAAAAGGTGGTTCTAAGTAACACTCTACATGACAACTTAGAAGTTAAAGATGCAAAGAAATACCAGACTGTGGATGGTAGAATTTCAACTACTAATGCCTCAGAAAAAAAGGATGTTGGTCTTGTCCAAAGAGAACAttcaaaaaattttgatcagCGAATTTTAAAAGTGGGTAAAGACACTCAAATAATGTCTACTCTTTTAAATGCACTTCGACGAGATGGTGAAAAGCGCAAACAGCAGCAAAATATCGACCAAGGATCCAATCATCTTACGAGCGACAAAGAAGCTTTAGTAGGAAATCTAAAAGTGTCTGTTTTGTACAAGAACGGTAATTCTGTCACCTCTTTGCTTTACGTCTCTATTTTGGGTCTTGAAGTTACTCTAAACGAAAATGTAATGCCAGAATGCGATGTTTACGTGAAAGTTTGCcttttaccaaaattttcaacatggcAGCGTACAAGGACGGTAAACATCACGGACAGCTTTGTTTTGAGAGACCATTTTGTCATGTCTGGAGTAAAAGCAATGGATTTAGAAGAAGCTATCCTCAGATTTATGGTTGTGCGTTTGGGAGAGGACGACAAACCCTTTGCTCAGGTGGACGTGTCATTAGAGGAACTTAAGTCATGTGATAAATTCAAAAGGACTTATGTGCTGCGTGCGCCTACCGACAACGCATAG